The Flammeovirga pectinis genomic interval CAATAAAAGATGGCGTTCTAGATTTGTAACATCAGCAATATATATAATAGCATCAGGATAATCTTCTGATGATGGATTGGCGAATGTATTTAGAACTACTCTTTCGTCAGATGATGTAGGGTACAAGCTATAAGTACCAGGGAAATCAATAACTGTTGCTTTTTGATTTGTAGATAATTGAGTTGTACCAATTTTTTTATCAACAGTTACACCTGGGAAATTGCCAACTTTTTGACGTAACCCAGTTAATTGATTAAATATAGAAGATTTGCCAACATTGGGATTCCCTAATAAGGCAACACTAAGTTTGTCTGTATTCATATTAAAGTACCTCAGTAGTAGTTGCAAAAACAGTTTTAGCTTCATGTAGCCCTAAAGCAAAAGCCTGTTGATCAGATTTGATATATAATGCTCCTCCAAAAGGTGCTTTACGAAGTACCCTAATTTTTTTGCCAGGAAATAATCCGAGGTCAATTAATCGACTTCCAACAATCTTATCTTGGAACTCCTTAATGATTCCTATAGAACCAATAGGTAAAGTATCAATACTGATCATGTTTGTTTTATTATTCATCTACTCTTTTTACTGAGTTTTATTTAGACTGATTATTGATTAGTAAAGGTAATACACCAATATTAATTTTTATAACTATTACTTATTTAGAATGAATCAAATTTAAGTTTTTATCAAAATTTGCATAAATTGAATGATTACTCACTTATAAATAAACACCATGAATACTACTATTGATAAACAATTCACATCAGAGGATAAATATATTACAGTAGGGGAAGATCAACTTTATGTAAAAAGATATACATCTACTACCCCGAAGGAAGCTATTTTAATGGTACATGGTAGCATAGAAGGAGGACGAATTTTTTATTCTTTAAATGATAAAGGTATAGCGCCCTATTTAGCAGCACATGGTTTTGATGTTTTTGTCCCCGATTTTCGAGGGAGGGGTAAAAGTAGACCTCTTGTATCAAGAAAAAGTAAATCACGTCAAATAGATGCAATAGAAGAAGAAATACCGGCAATAATTAATGAGATTAAA includes:
- a CDS encoding FeoA family protein, which produces MNNKTNMISIDTLPIGSIGIIKEFQDKIVGSRLIDLGLFPGKKIRVLRKAPFGGALYIKSDQQAFALGLHEAKTVFATTTEVL